From Microlunatus capsulatus, a single genomic window includes:
- a CDS encoding enoyl-CoA hydratase/isomerase family protein, with translation MRLAVDGPVATVWLDRPEVRNAQTFATWSSLARVPGLLPPDVRVVLLRATGPDFSAGLDLRQLRPGGTAEGSVEALLPGSDAEVAAAIAGFQEAFTPWRALPAVVVAVVQGRALGAGAQLALAADLRVLAADAQLVVAEARLGLVPDLGGTAVLVELVGYARALELCLLARPVGAAEALAWGLVTAVAGEEGLDAAVDALVAALLALPAPVLAATKQLVAGAVGRTADEQRRAERTAQVPLLRAAARPG, from the coding sequence GTGCGGCTCGCCGTCGACGGCCCCGTCGCGACGGTGTGGCTGGACCGGCCCGAGGTGCGCAACGCCCAGACCTTCGCCACGTGGTCCTCGCTGGCCCGGGTGCCGGGCCTGCTGCCGCCCGATGTCCGCGTCGTCCTCCTGCGCGCCACCGGCCCGGACTTCAGCGCGGGCCTGGACCTGCGCCAGCTCCGGCCGGGCGGGACCGCCGAGGGCTCGGTCGAGGCCCTGCTGCCGGGCAGCGACGCCGAGGTGGCGGCGGCGATCGCCGGCTTCCAGGAGGCGTTCACGCCCTGGCGGGCGCTGCCGGCCGTCGTCGTCGCCGTCGTGCAGGGCCGGGCGCTGGGGGCGGGGGCCCAGCTGGCGCTGGCCGCCGACCTCCGCGTCCTCGCCGCGGACGCCCAGCTCGTGGTGGCGGAGGCCCGGCTGGGCCTGGTCCCCGACCTCGGCGGCACCGCGGTGCTCGTCGAGCTGGTGGGCTACGCCCGGGCGCTGGAGCTCTGCCTGCTGGCCCGGCCCGTGGGGGCCGCGGAGGCGCTGGCCTGGGGTCTCGTCACCGCTGTCGCGGGCGAGGAGGGGCTGGACGCGGCCGTCGACGCCCTCGTCGCCGCCCTGCTGGCCCTGCCCGCTCCTGTGCTGGCGGCCACCAAGCAGCTGGTCGCCGGCGCGGTGGGGCGCACCGCCGACGAGCAGCGCCGCGCCGAGCGGACCGCCCAGGTGCCCTTGCTGCGGGCGGCGGCCCGGCCGGGCTGA
- a CDS encoding SDR family oxidoreductase, protein MDLGLTGRTFVVTAASSGLGRASAAALVAEGARVVVVARRGAVLADVVDELGTGAPAADGPVAVALTADVADPGTGPAAAALALETFGRLDGALVSVGGPPAGSVRGTTAEQWRSAFDSVFLAALGVSEAVLAAGTAPDLALAWVLSTSVKSPVGGLAASNGLRPGLGLLVKQLADEVGPDGHRVVGLMPGRVDTERVQHLDGLADDPAAARRASEAGIPLRRYGRPEEFGRVAAFVLSPAASYLTGCVVPVEGGALRSL, encoded by the coding sequence ATGGACCTCGGCCTGACCGGACGCACCTTCGTCGTGACCGCCGCGAGCAGCGGCCTGGGCCGGGCGAGCGCAGCCGCGCTCGTCGCCGAGGGGGCCCGCGTGGTCGTGGTGGCTCGGCGCGGAGCGGTGCTCGCCGACGTCGTCGACGAGCTCGGGACGGGCGCCCCCGCCGCCGACGGGCCCGTCGCGGTGGCCCTGACCGCCGACGTCGCCGACCCCGGCACCGGCCCGGCGGCCGCGGCGCTGGCCCTGGAGACCTTCGGCCGGCTCGACGGCGCCCTGGTGAGCGTCGGCGGCCCCCCGGCCGGCAGCGTCCGCGGCACGACGGCGGAGCAGTGGCGCAGCGCGTTCGACAGCGTCTTCCTGGCCGCGCTCGGCGTCAGCGAGGCCGTGCTGGCGGCCGGCACGGCGCCCGACCTGGCCCTCGCCTGGGTGCTGTCCACCTCGGTGAAGTCACCCGTGGGCGGGCTGGCGGCCTCGAACGGCCTGCGGCCGGGCCTCGGCCTGCTGGTCAAGCAGCTGGCCGACGAGGTCGGGCCGGACGGACACCGCGTCGTCGGGCTGATGCCGGGACGCGTGGACACCGAGCGGGTGCAGCACCTCGACGGCCTGGCCGACGACCCCGCCGCGGCCCGCCGCGCGTCCGAGGCGGGCATCCCGCTGCGCCGCTACGGCCGGCCGGAGGAGTTCGGCCGGGTGGCCGCCTTCGTGCTCTCTCCCGCCGCCTCCTACCTCACCGGCTGCGTCGTGCCCGTCGAGGGCGGGGCCCTGCGCTCGCTGTGA
- the sufD gene encoding Fe-S cluster assembly protein SufD, whose translation MTIVDTDPSTAAESAAHSADAVAGAVETTDKIASHLHPVGSFDVADHPRPTGREEVWRFTPLKRMQGLLDALPTEDGALDVAVSVPDGVEAGTLAPGEGVRGSVLVPTDGPAAAASAGTPDGLHLRIPAEHEASAPLTVTLTGRGAGRRSNAHTVVEAGAFSKATVVLRHEGSGVHTGNLEVVVGDGAQLTVVSIQDWADDAVHTGQHEASVGRDATYKHVVVSFGGDLVRLHSNVSYAGPGAQSEMFGLYFADAGQHLEHRLFVDHNAPRTRSDVDYRGALQGRGAHTVWIGDVLIRKVAEGIETYESNRNLVLTDGCRADSVPNLEIETGEIAGAGHASTTGRFDDEQLFYLRSRGIDEAEARRLVVHGFFADIIRKVGVPEVEAQLLEAVEAELAVNVGVPLGTGSTDLPTPGPDGTGTADEVPTPVHEETVTEAGRIG comes from the coding sequence GTGACGATTGTTGACACCGACCCGAGCACGGCCGCCGAGTCCGCCGCCCATTCGGCGGACGCCGTGGCCGGCGCCGTCGAGACGACGGACAAGATCGCCAGCCACCTGCACCCGGTCGGCTCCTTCGACGTCGCCGACCACCCGCGCCCCACCGGGCGCGAGGAGGTGTGGCGCTTCACCCCGCTCAAGCGGATGCAGGGCCTGCTCGACGCGCTGCCCACCGAGGACGGCGCGCTCGACGTCGCCGTCTCGGTGCCCGACGGCGTCGAGGCCGGCACGCTGGCGCCCGGCGAGGGCGTCCGCGGCTCCGTGCTCGTCCCCACCGACGGCCCCGCGGCCGCCGCGTCGGCGGGCACGCCGGACGGCCTGCACCTGCGGATCCCCGCCGAGCACGAGGCGAGCGCCCCGCTGACGGTGACGCTGACCGGCCGGGGCGCCGGCCGCCGCTCGAACGCCCACACCGTCGTCGAGGCGGGCGCCTTCAGCAAGGCGACGGTCGTGCTGCGGCACGAGGGCTCCGGGGTGCACACGGGCAACCTCGAGGTGGTCGTCGGCGACGGCGCGCAGCTCACGGTCGTCAGCATCCAGGACTGGGCCGACGACGCCGTGCACACCGGCCAGCACGAGGCCTCGGTGGGCCGGGACGCGACCTACAAGCACGTCGTCGTCAGCTTCGGCGGCGACCTGGTGCGGCTGCACAGCAACGTGTCCTACGCCGGGCCGGGTGCCCAGTCGGAGATGTTCGGCCTCTACTTCGCCGACGCCGGCCAGCACCTCGAGCACCGGCTGTTCGTCGACCACAACGCCCCCCGCACCCGCTCCGACGTGGACTACCGCGGCGCTCTGCAGGGCCGGGGCGCCCACACCGTGTGGATCGGCGACGTGCTGATCCGCAAGGTCGCCGAGGGCATCGAGACCTACGAGTCCAACCGCAACCTCGTCCTCACCGACGGCTGCCGCGCCGACTCCGTGCCCAACCTGGAGATCGAGACCGGCGAGATCGCCGGCGCCGGGCACGCGTCGACCACCGGCCGCTTCGACGACGAGCAGCTGTTCTACCTGCGCAGCCGTGGCATCGACGAGGCCGAGGCCCGCCGCCTGGTGGTTCACGGCTTCTTCGCCGACATCATCCGCAAGGTCGGCGTCCCCGAGGTCGAGGCGCAGCTGCTGGAGGCCGTCGAGGCCGAGCTGGCCGTCAACGTCGGCGTCCCGCTGGGCACCGGCAGCACCGACCTGCCCACCCCGGGCCCCGACGGGACGGGCACCGCCGACGAGGTGCCGACCCCCGTGCACGAGGAGACCGTCACCGAGGCCGGGAGGATCGGGTGA
- the sufC gene encoding Fe-S cluster assembly ATPase SufC: MATLEIRDLHVTVDTESGVKEILKGVDLTIRSGETHAIMGPNGSGKSTLAYSIAGHPKYTITSGSVTLDGEDLLAMSVDERARAGLFLAMQYPVEVPGVSVSNFLRTAKTAVDGEAPKLRTWVKDVNAAMDKVQMDREFANRSVNEGFSGGEKKRHEIVQLELLNPKFAILDETDSGLDIDALRIVSEGVNRFSAQGDRGVLLITHYTRILRYIKPDYVHVFVAGRVAEQGGQELAERLEVEGYDRYVKAAAATAGAE, translated from the coding sequence ATGGCCACGCTCGAGATCCGCGACCTGCACGTCACCGTCGACACCGAGTCCGGGGTGAAGGAGATCCTCAAGGGGGTCGACCTGACCATCCGGTCCGGGGAGACGCACGCGATCATGGGGCCCAACGGCTCCGGCAAGTCCACCCTCGCCTACTCGATCGCCGGGCACCCGAAGTACACGATCACCTCCGGCAGCGTCACCCTCGACGGTGAGGACCTGCTGGCCATGAGCGTCGACGAGCGGGCGCGGGCCGGGCTGTTCCTGGCCATGCAGTACCCGGTCGAGGTCCCCGGGGTCTCGGTGTCGAACTTCCTCCGCACGGCCAAGACCGCCGTCGACGGCGAGGCGCCGAAGCTGCGCACCTGGGTCAAGGACGTCAACGCCGCCATGGACAAGGTCCAGATGGACCGCGAGTTCGCCAACCGCAGCGTCAACGAGGGCTTCTCCGGCGGTGAGAAGAAGCGCCACGAGATCGTCCAGCTGGAGCTGCTCAACCCGAAGTTCGCGATCCTCGACGAGACGGACTCGGGCCTCGACATCGACGCGCTGCGGATCGTCTCCGAGGGCGTCAACCGCTTCTCGGCCCAGGGCGACCGCGGCGTGCTGCTGATCACCCACTACACGCGGATCCTGCGCTACATCAAGCCCGACTACGTGCACGTCTTCGTCGCCGGCCGGGTCGCCGAGCAGGGCGGCCAGGAGCTGGCCGAGCGGCTCGAGGTAGAGGGCTACGACCGCTACGTCAAGGCCGCCGCGGCGACCGCCGGAGCCGAGTGA
- a CDS encoding SURF1 family cytochrome oxidase biogenesis protein, with product MRPLWVRWTLLVVFVAVLGTVFVNLGEWQLDRLDQRQQRNRDTLANEANPVVPYEQVFTRPIAEADQWQRVEARGTFDAEHQFVLRYRSNGGANGYEVVTPLRTSAGAVLVDRGFVRLEKGQPIPSAAPAPPAGEVTVTGHVRRDERGRGAATRPVDGQMRLVSSTAIAPTLPYPVANGYIGLLSVDPAQSGGFETVQLPEISDGPHFWYAVQWFMFTAIGLAGVVVFIRGDLRARREERAAAAAAGAAPGPGAGADADEPKVPSAS from the coding sequence GTGCGTCCTCTGTGGGTCCGCTGGACCTTGCTCGTGGTGTTCGTGGCCGTGCTGGGCACGGTCTTCGTCAACCTCGGGGAGTGGCAGCTGGACCGGCTGGACCAGCGCCAGCAGCGCAACCGCGACACCCTGGCCAACGAGGCCAACCCGGTCGTCCCGTACGAGCAGGTGTTCACCCGCCCCATCGCCGAGGCCGACCAGTGGCAGCGGGTGGAGGCCCGGGGAACCTTCGACGCCGAGCACCAGTTCGTGCTCCGCTACCGCAGCAACGGCGGGGCGAACGGCTACGAGGTGGTCACCCCGCTGCGGACCTCCGCCGGCGCAGTCCTCGTGGACCGCGGGTTCGTGCGGCTCGAGAAGGGCCAGCCCATCCCCTCCGCCGCGCCGGCGCCGCCCGCCGGCGAGGTCACCGTGACGGGCCACGTCCGCCGCGACGAGCGCGGCCGCGGGGCCGCCACCCGCCCCGTCGACGGCCAGATGCGCCTGGTCAGCTCCACCGCGATCGCGCCGACCCTCCCCTACCCCGTCGCCAACGGCTACATCGGCCTGCTGAGCGTCGACCCGGCCCAGTCCGGGGGCTTCGAGACGGTGCAGCTGCCGGAGATCTCCGACGGACCGCACTTCTGGTACGCCGTCCAGTGGTTCATGTTCACCGCCATCGGCCTGGCCGGGGTCGTCGTCTTCATCCGCGGCGACCTGCGCGCCCGCCGAGAGGAGCGCGCGGCCGCGGCGGCCGCAGGGGCCGCACCGGGGCCCGGGGCCGGCGCGGACGCCGACGAGCCGAAGGTCCCCTCCGCCTCCTGA
- a CDS encoding putative RNA methyltransferase, with protein sequence MSVPAVLDLLRCPLCGQGFADDGGGVRCATGHRFDLARQGYLNLLGSRPPAHADTAAMVAARARFLASGAYSPVADALVAAARAGLAAARSSRTAAPALLEAGAGTGYYTAALLEGLGGRAVALDISVAAARRAARAHPAAAAVVADAWAGLPLGDGVVDVVASVFAPRNPAEFARVLRPDGVLVVVTPRSAHLQELRAALGLLDVDPVKQERLAAGLADGFTPAGEVDVRFEAAWSRARVVDLVAMGPNAFHLDDAAVRERAAGLPDPVTTTVAVAVSTWRPRG encoded by the coding sequence GTGAGCGTCCCCGCGGTCCTCGACCTGCTGCGCTGCCCGCTGTGCGGGCAGGGCTTCGCCGACGACGGCGGCGGCGTGCGCTGCGCCACCGGGCACCGCTTCGACCTCGCCCGTCAGGGCTACCTCAACCTGCTGGGCTCCCGGCCGCCGGCGCACGCGGACACCGCCGCCATGGTCGCCGCGCGCGCGCGGTTCCTGGCCAGCGGCGCCTACTCCCCCGTCGCCGACGCCCTGGTCGCCGCCGCCCGGGCCGGGCTCGCGGCCGCCCGGAGCTCCCGGACCGCCGCACCCGCGCTGCTGGAGGCCGGGGCCGGCACCGGCTACTACACCGCCGCGCTGCTCGAGGGCCTGGGCGGCCGGGCCGTCGCCCTCGACATCTCCGTGGCCGCCGCGCGCCGGGCGGCCCGGGCGCACCCGGCCGCCGCCGCCGTCGTGGCCGACGCCTGGGCGGGCCTGCCGCTGGGCGACGGCGTCGTCGACGTGGTGGCCAGCGTCTTCGCCCCGCGCAACCCGGCCGAGTTCGCCCGCGTGCTCCGTCCCGACGGGGTGCTGGTGGTGGTCACGCCCCGGTCCGCGCACCTGCAGGAGCTGCGGGCGGCGCTCGGGCTGCTCGACGTCGACCCGGTGAAGCAGGAGCGGCTGGCCGCCGGCCTGGCCGACGGCTTCACCCCGGCGGGCGAGGTCGACGTCCGGTTCGAGGCGGCCTGGTCCCGCGCGCGGGTGGTGGACCTGGTGGCGATGGGCCCCAACGCCTTCCACCTCGACGACGCGGCGGTGCGGGAGCGGGCGGCCGGGCTGCCGGACCCGGTGACGACGACGGTCGCCGTGGCCGTCTCGACCTGGCGGCCGCGCGGCTGA
- a CDS encoding DUF6457 domain-containing protein, translating into MELPEWLEAVAQRLDLPGGPLSETEVSVLLDLARDAAHEVERVAAPLTTFLAGVAVGRGLSLEDAARTLTNLLAEPGPQAEDSPG; encoded by the coding sequence GTGGAGCTCCCGGAGTGGCTCGAGGCGGTCGCCCAGCGGCTGGACCTGCCGGGCGGCCCGCTGTCCGAGACCGAGGTGTCGGTGCTGCTGGACCTGGCCCGCGACGCCGCGCACGAGGTCGAGCGGGTCGCCGCCCCGCTGACCACCTTCCTGGCCGGGGTGGCCGTCGGCCGGGGCCTCTCCCTGGAGGACGCCGCCCGCACCCTCACCAACCTGCTGGCCGAGCCCGGTCCGCAGGCCGAGGACAGCCCGGGCTGA
- a CDS encoding helix-turn-helix domain-containing protein — translation MAQALARGSRITGTQRTELAAELGRRYAAGESLRAIAEDTGRSFGFVHGLVKESGVDLRGRGGATRGPAARSAAAARAGRAAPAGADGAAPAAAKPRRTRTPAVAPLDRTGPTVEAVRADDAPAGAGMGTAKAGKVGKAAKPGKAGKAGKKEDGAGSGKKATAKAQEKLAKAAEKAEKLAKAAKKTGAGKKSGTKKSGTKGAR, via the coding sequence GTGGCCCAGGCACTGGCACGAGGATCGCGGATCACGGGGACGCAGCGGACGGAGCTGGCCGCCGAGCTGGGCCGGCGCTACGCCGCGGGGGAGAGCCTCCGGGCGATCGCCGAGGACACGGGGCGCTCCTTCGGCTTCGTGCACGGCCTGGTCAAGGAGTCCGGCGTCGACCTCCGCGGCCGGGGCGGGGCGACCCGGGGCCCGGCCGCCCGCAGCGCCGCCGCCGCCCGCGCCGGCCGGGCCGCGCCCGCCGGGGCCGACGGCGCCGCCCCCGCGGCCGCCAAGCCCCGCCGCACCCGCACGCCGGCCGTCGCGCCGCTCGACCGCACCGGTCCCACCGTCGAGGCCGTCCGAGCCGACGACGCCCCGGCCGGCGCGGGGATGGGGACCGCGAAGGCCGGGAAGGTCGGGAAGGCCGCGAAGCCCGGGAAGGCCGGGAAGGCCGGGAAGAAGGAGGACGGGGCCGGGAGCGGGAAGAAGGCGACGGCGAAGGCGCAGGAGAAGCTCGCGAAGGCGGCCGAGAAGGCGGAGAAGCTCGCGAAGGCGGCGAAGAAGACGGGCGCCGGGAAGAAGTCCGGGACGAAGAAGTCGGGCACGAAGGGCGCGCGCTGA
- the sufU gene encoding Fe-S cluster assembly sulfur transfer protein SufU: protein MKVDDLYQEIILDHYRAKLHSGLRDPYEAEVHHVNPSCGDEVTLRVHLDAGTVSDVSYEGLGCSISQASTSVMSDLVIGHPVEHGLELHQEFLELMQSKGTLEPDEDRLEDGIAFAGVSKFPARVKCALLGWSAFKDAVLRAQADQAGTTDEQGAAR, encoded by the coding sequence GTGAAGGTCGACGACCTGTACCAGGAGATCATCCTCGACCACTACCGCGCGAAGCTGCACAGCGGCCTGCGCGACCCGTACGAGGCCGAGGTGCACCACGTCAACCCCAGCTGCGGGGACGAGGTGACCCTGCGCGTCCACCTGGACGCGGGGACCGTCAGCGACGTCTCCTACGAGGGGCTGGGCTGCTCCATCTCCCAGGCCTCGACGTCGGTGATGAGCGACCTCGTCATCGGCCACCCCGTCGAGCACGGGCTGGAGCTGCACCAGGAGTTCCTCGAGCTGATGCAGAGCAAGGGCACGCTGGAGCCGGACGAGGACCGTCTCGAGGACGGGATCGCGTTCGCCGGCGTCTCGAAGTTCCCGGCGCGCGTGAAGTGCGCGCTGCTGGGCTGGTCGGCGTTCAAGGACGCCGTGCTGCGTGCGCAGGCCGACCAGGCAGGCACCACCGACGAGCAGGGAGCTGCACGATGA
- a CDS encoding ABC-F family ATP-binding cassette domain-containing protein has product MLVAKDLEVRAGARLLLQGVSFQVAPGDKIGLVGRNGAGKTTLTKILSGEAAPAAGSVSHGGEVGYLPQDPRTGDLDVLAKNRILAARGLDAVLTRLDRAGLAMGDESDEVRDKAMAAYARAEAELAAAGGYAAEAEAARIASNLGLPDRVLNQPLHTLSGGQRRRVELARILFSGAETMLLDEPTNHLDADSIVWLRSFLQNHSGGLLVISHDVGLLEQTVTKVFHLDANRAELDIYAMNWKRYLQQRETDEKRRRRERQNAEKQAGHLMAQADKMRAKATKAVAAQNMAKRAEKLIAGLDAVRAQDKVAKIRFPEPASCGKTPLTAEGLSKSYGSLEIFTGVDLAIDKGSQVVILGLNGAGKTTLLRILAGVEASDTGAVKPGHGLRLGYYAQEHETLDTSRSVLDNMKTAAPHMNDTDVRKVLGSFLFSGDDVDKPAAVLSGGEKTRLALAALVVSSANVLLLDEPTNNLDPASRAEVLAAIRNYAGAVVLVTHDEGAVDALDPDRVLLLPDGVEDLWSPQYAELVSLA; this is encoded by the coding sequence ATGTTGGTCGCCAAGGATCTCGAGGTGCGCGCGGGAGCGCGCCTGCTGCTGCAGGGAGTCAGCTTCCAGGTCGCCCCGGGCGACAAGATCGGCCTCGTCGGGCGCAACGGCGCCGGCAAGACGACGCTGACCAAGATCCTCTCCGGGGAGGCGGCCCCGGCCGCCGGCTCGGTGAGCCACGGCGGCGAGGTGGGCTACCTGCCGCAGGACCCGCGCACCGGCGACCTCGACGTGCTGGCCAAGAACCGGATCCTCGCCGCGCGCGGGCTGGACGCCGTGCTCACCCGTCTCGACCGGGCCGGCCTGGCCATGGGCGACGAGTCCGACGAGGTCCGCGACAAGGCGATGGCCGCCTACGCCCGCGCCGAGGCCGAGCTGGCCGCGGCCGGCGGCTACGCCGCCGAGGCCGAGGCCGCCCGGATCGCCAGCAACCTGGGGCTGCCCGACCGGGTGCTGAACCAGCCGCTGCACACCCTGTCCGGCGGCCAGCGCCGGCGGGTGGAGCTGGCCCGCATCCTCTTCTCGGGCGCCGAGACGATGCTGCTGGACGAGCCCACCAACCACCTCGACGCCGACTCCATCGTCTGGCTGCGGAGCTTCCTGCAGAACCACTCCGGCGGGCTGCTGGTCATCAGCCACGACGTGGGCCTGCTGGAGCAGACGGTCACCAAGGTCTTCCACCTCGACGCGAACCGCGCCGAGCTCGACATCTACGCGATGAACTGGAAGCGCTACCTGCAGCAGCGCGAGACCGACGAGAAGCGTCGTCGCCGCGAGCGCCAGAACGCCGAGAAGCAGGCCGGCCACCTGATGGCCCAGGCCGACAAGATGCGGGCCAAGGCCACCAAGGCGGTCGCGGCGCAGAACATGGCCAAGCGGGCCGAGAAGCTCATCGCCGGCCTGGACGCCGTCCGCGCCCAGGACAAGGTCGCCAAGATCCGCTTCCCCGAGCCGGCGTCGTGCGGCAAGACGCCGCTGACCGCGGAGGGGCTGTCGAAGAGCTACGGCTCGCTGGAGATCTTCACCGGCGTCGACCTGGCCATCGACAAGGGCAGCCAGGTCGTCATCCTGGGGCTCAACGGCGCCGGGAAGACCACCCTGCTGCGGATCCTGGCCGGCGTCGAGGCCTCCGACACGGGCGCGGTGAAGCCCGGCCACGGACTGCGGCTGGGCTACTACGCCCAGGAGCACGAGACGCTGGACACGTCGCGCTCGGTGCTGGACAACATGAAGACCGCGGCGCCCCACATGAACGACACCGACGTCCGCAAGGTGCTCGGGTCGTTCCTGTTCAGCGGCGACGACGTGGACAAGCCGGCCGCCGTGCTCTCCGGTGGGGAGAAGACCCGGCTGGCGCTGGCCGCGCTCGTCGTCTCCAGCGCCAACGTGCTGCTGCTCGACGAGCCCACCAACAACCTGGACCCGGCCTCGCGGGCCGAGGTGCTGGCCGCGATCAGGAACTACGCCGGAGCCGTGGTCCTGGTGACCCACGACGAGGGCGCCGTCGACGCGCTCGACCCGGACCGGGTGCTGCTGCTGCCCGACGGCGTCGAGGACCTGTGGAGCCCGCAGTACGCCGAGCTGGTGTCGCTGGCCTGA
- a CDS encoding metal-sulfur cluster assembly factor — protein sequence MTDTQTGTDPRTETLAPAGDLAAEQRPSDLVSDALPDVEAGWTSRPSLEDLEEALKDVVDPELGINVVDLGLIYGLKLEDDGSLTIDMTLTSAACPLTDVIEDQTGSALEGLVNGFVINWVWMPPWGLEKITDDGREQLRALGFNV from the coding sequence ATGACCGACACCCAGACCGGGACCGACCCCCGCACCGAGACCCTCGCCCCCGCGGGCGACCTCGCCGCCGAGCAGCGGCCGTCCGACCTGGTCAGCGACGCGCTGCCCGACGTCGAGGCCGGCTGGACCTCCCGGCCCAGCCTGGAGGACCTCGAGGAGGCCCTCAAGGACGTCGTCGACCCCGAGCTGGGGATCAACGTCGTCGACCTGGGCCTGATCTACGGGCTGAAGCTCGAGGACGACGGCTCGCTGACCATCGACATGACGCTGACGTCGGCGGCCTGCCCGCTGACCGACGTCATCGAGGACCAGACCGGCTCGGCCCTGGAGGGCCTGGTCAACGGCTTCGTCATCAACTGGGTCTGGATGCCGCCGTGGGGCCTGGAGAAGATCACCGACGACGGCCGCGAGCAGCTGCGCGCCCTCGGCTTCAACGTCTGA
- a CDS encoding non-heme iron oxygenase ferredoxin subunit — protein MSFVRACALAELKAGTALAVEVDGEDVAVVRSGDDYFAIADLCSHAAIPLSEGDVEDGEIECYLHGSRFDLRTGKPTGLPATEKVAVYPVRVEGDDLLVDVTSPTN, from the coding sequence GTGAGCTTCGTCCGCGCCTGCGCCCTGGCCGAGCTCAAGGCCGGCACCGCCCTGGCCGTCGAGGTCGACGGCGAGGACGTGGCCGTCGTCCGCAGCGGCGACGACTACTTCGCCATCGCCGACCTGTGCAGCCACGCCGCCATCCCGCTGAGCGAGGGCGACGTCGAGGACGGGGAGATCGAGTGCTACCTGCACGGCTCCCGCTTCGACCTCCGCACCGGCAAGCCGACCGGGCTGCCCGCCACCGAGAAGGTCGCCGTCTACCCCGTCCGGGTCGAGGGCGACGACCTGCTGGTGGACGTCACCAGCCCCACGAACTGA
- a CDS encoding SufS family cysteine desulfurase: MPFDVEAIRADFPILERTTPDGLPLVYLDSANTSQKPRVVVEAVEDHYLNHNANVARAMHLLGGEATEAFEGARATLANFIGAARSEEVVFTKNASEALNLCAHTLGARLRPGDEIVVSVMEHHSNIVPWQMLAERTGAVLRWYDVTEDGRLDLDGAVRDGLLNERTKIVSVVHVSNVLGTVNPVAQIAAAAHAVGAVVVVDASQSVPQMAVDVQALGADLLVFTGHKMVGPTGIGVLWGRYDLLAELPPFLGGGEMIEVVKMSGSTYAPPPHRFEAGTPPIAQAVGLATAASYLSDLGMDQIAAHEQEITAYALQGLATVPGLRVVGPAEPVDRGGAISFTLRTPDGGEVHPHDVSQLLDARGIAVRGGHHCARPLHERFGVQSSTRASFYLYTTRAEIDALVEGLNSTVRFFSRDTSAPRSRRAAR; this comes from the coding sequence ATCCCCTTCGACGTGGAGGCCATCCGGGCCGACTTCCCGATCCTCGAGCGCACCACGCCCGACGGGCTGCCGCTGGTCTACCTGGACAGCGCCAACACCTCGCAGAAGCCGCGGGTGGTCGTCGAGGCGGTCGAGGACCACTACCTGAACCACAACGCCAACGTCGCCCGGGCCATGCACCTGCTGGGCGGCGAGGCCACGGAGGCGTTCGAGGGCGCCCGCGCGACGCTGGCGAACTTCATCGGCGCCGCGCGCTCGGAGGAGGTCGTCTTCACCAAGAACGCCTCCGAGGCCCTCAACCTCTGCGCGCACACCCTGGGCGCCCGGCTGCGGCCCGGCGACGAGATCGTCGTCTCGGTGATGGAGCACCACTCCAACATCGTGCCGTGGCAGATGCTCGCCGAGCGGACCGGCGCCGTGCTGCGCTGGTACGACGTGACCGAGGACGGCCGTCTCGACCTCGACGGCGCCGTGCGGGACGGCCTGCTCAACGAGCGGACCAAGATCGTCTCCGTCGTGCACGTCTCCAACGTGCTGGGCACCGTCAACCCCGTCGCCCAGATCGCGGCCGCGGCCCACGCCGTCGGCGCGGTCGTCGTGGTCGACGCCTCGCAGTCGGTGCCGCAGATGGCCGTCGACGTGCAGGCGCTGGGCGCGGACCTGCTGGTCTTCACCGGCCACAAGATGGTCGGCCCGACCGGCATCGGCGTCCTCTGGGGCCGCTACGACCTGCTCGCCGAGCTGCCGCCGTTCCTCGGCGGCGGCGAGATGATCGAGGTCGTCAAGATGAGCGGCTCGACGTACGCCCCGCCGCCGCACCGCTTCGAGGCCGGCACGCCGCCCATCGCGCAGGCCGTCGGCCTGGCCACCGCGGCCAGCTACCTGAGCGACCTCGGGATGGACCAGATCGCCGCGCACGAGCAGGAGATCACCGCCTACGCGCTGCAGGGCCTGGCCACCGTGCCGGGGCTGCGCGTCGTGGGACCGGCCGAGCCGGTCGACCGGGGCGGCGCGATCTCGTTCACGCTGCGCACGCCCGACGGCGGCGAGGTGCACCCGCACGACGTCAGCCAGCTGCTGGACGCCCGGGGGATCGCCGTCCGCGGCGGGCACCACTGCGCGCGCCCGCTGCACGAGCGCTTCGGCGTGCAGTCCTCGACCCGTGCGTCGTTCTACCTCTACACGACCCGCGCGGAAATAGACGCGCTCGTCGAGGGGTTGAACTCCACCGTGAGGTTCTTCAGCCGCGACACGTCCGCCCCGCGCTCGAGGAGGGCCGCCCGGTGA